A DNA window from Rhinolophus sinicus isolate RSC01 linkage group LG10, ASM3656204v1, whole genome shotgun sequence contains the following coding sequences:
- the CXXC5 gene encoding CXXC-type zinc finger protein 5, with protein sequence MSSLGSGSQDSGSSSSSSSSSSNGSSGSGPKVGVADKGAAAVAATPASAVADDAPPPERRNKSGIISEPLNKSLRRSRPLSHYSSFGGSGGSGGGSMMGGESAEKAAAAAAAASLLVNGHDLAAAMAVDKSNPTSKHKSGAVASLLSKAERATELAAEGQLTLQQFAQSTEMLKRVVQEHLPLMSEAGAGLPDMEAVAGAEALNGQSDFPYLGAFPINPGLFIMTPAGVFLAESALHMAGLAEYPMQGELASAISSGKKKRKRCGMCAPCRRRINCEQCSSCRNRKTGHQICKFRKCEELKKKPSAALEKVMLPTGAAFRWFQ encoded by the exons ATGTCGAGCCTCGGCAGTGGCTCCCAGgacagtggcagcagcagcagcagcagcagcagcagcagcaatggaAGCAGTGGCAGCGGCCCAAAGGTGGGAGTGGCCGACAAGGGTGCAGCAGCGGTCGCTGCCACGCCAGCCTCCGCGGTGGCGGATGATGCACCACCCCCCGAGCGTCGGAACAAGAGTGGCATCATCAGCGAACCCCTCAACAAGAGCTTGCGCCGCTCCCGCCCTCTCTCCCACTACTCTTCCTTTGGGGGCAGTGGGGGCAGTGGCGGTGGCAGCATGATGGGCGGGGAatctgctgaaaaggctgctgcGGCCGCAGCCGCTGCCTCCCTGTTGGTCAATGGGCACGACCTGGCAGCGGCCATGGCTGTGGACAAAAGCAACCCTACCTCAAAGCACAAAAGTGGTGCTGTGGCCAGCCTGCTGAGCAAGGCCGAGCGGGCCACGGAGCTGGCAGCAGAGGGACAGCTGACGCTGCAGCAGTTTGCGCAGTCCACGGAGATGCTGAAGCGCGTGGTGCAGGAGCACCTACCGCTGATGAGCGAGGCGGGCGCAGGCCTGCCTGACATGGAGGCCGTGGCAGGCGCCGAAGCCCTCAACGGCCAGTCCGACTTCCCCTACCTGGGCGCCTTCCCCATCAACCCAGGCCTCTTTATCATGACCCCGGCGGGCGTGTTCCTGGCTGAGAGCGCGCTGCACATGGCGGGGCTGGCCGAGTACCCGATGCAGGGGGAGCTGGCCTCCGCCATCAGCTCTGGTAAGAAGAAGCGGAAACGCTGTGGCATGTGCGCGCCCTGTCGGCGGCGCATCAACTGCGAGCAGTGCAGCAGTTGTAGGAACCGAAAGACTGGCCATCAGATTTGCAAATTCAGAAAATGTGAGGAACTCAAAAAGAAGCCTTCCGCTGCTCTGGAG AAGGTGATGCTTCCGACGGGAGCTGCCTTCCGGTGGTTTCAGTGA